The Brachyspira aalborgi genome has a segment encoding these proteins:
- a CDS encoding dicarboxylate/amino acid:cation symporter has product MSDLNELTLQKTKKDYFLIKLFIGIALGIIIGIYSNEGIINVIQSIKYILNQVISFMVPLIVLGFIAPAITKMGDKASKMLGVILIIAYASSVCAALFSTIAGYTIIPNLNIPSNVEGLRKLPEIIFKLDISPVFSVITALFLAICGGVAVVKTKSEYFKNLLNELNDIMLFLVSKVVVPILPVYIGTTFATLSYEGAIIKRVPVFLIVILIVIIGHFIWLALLYSIAGIISKRNPLRILKHYGPAYLTAVGTMSSAATLPVALQCANKSDALDKDIVNFAIPMGATIHLCGSVLTETFFVMTISKLLYDSIPSVGTMILFCILLGIFAVGAPGVPGGTVVASLGIIISILGFDNDGTALVLAIFALQDSFGTACNITGDGAIALMLQGIFKKGQ; this is encoded by the coding sequence ATGTCTGATTTAAATGAATTAACACTTCAGAAAACTAAAAAGGATTACTTTTTAATTAAACTTTTTATTGGTATTGCATTAGGCATAATTATAGGCATATATTCTAATGAAGGAATAATAAATGTAATACAGTCTATAAAATATATTCTTAATCAAGTTATATCTTTTATGGTCCCTTTAATAGTTTTAGGATTTATAGCTCCAGCAATTACCAAAATGGGAGATAAAGCGAGCAAAATGTTGGGAGTTATACTTATTATAGCTTATGCTTCTTCCGTATGTGCCGCTTTATTTTCCACGATAGCTGGATATACGATTATACCTAACTTAAATATACCTTCAAATGTAGAGGGTTTAAGAAAATTACCAGAGATAATATTTAAATTAGATATAAGCCCAGTTTTTTCGGTTATAACGGCATTATTTTTGGCTATATGCGGCGGAGTTGCCGTAGTAAAAACTAAATCCGAATATTTTAAAAACTTGTTAAACGAGCTTAACGATATAATGCTATTTTTAGTTAGTAAAGTCGTAGTGCCAATACTTCCCGTTTATATAGGAACAACATTTGCAACTTTATCATACGAAGGCGCTATAATAAAAAGAGTTCCCGTGTTTTTAATAGTTATATTGATAGTTATTATAGGACATTTTATTTGGCTTGCTTTATTATATTCTATAGCTGGAATAATATCTAAAAGAAATCCTTTAAGAATATTAAAGCATTACGGACCAGCATATCTTACGGCTGTAGGCACAATGTCTTCCGCTGCAACTTTGCCCGTAGCTTTACAATGCGCTAATAAATCTGACGCTTTAGATAAAGATATTGTAAATTTTGCAATACCAATGGGGGCTACAATTCATTTATGCGGTTCTGTTTTAACGGAAACTTTTTTCGTAATGACTATATCAAAATTATTATACGATTCTATTCCAAGCGTTGGAACTATGATATTGTTTTGCATATTATTAGGAATTTTCGCCGTTGGGGCGCCTGGCGTTCCAGGAGGAACCGTTGTCGCTTCTTTAGGAATTATCATATCGATTTTAGGATTTGATAATGACGGAACGGCTTTAGTTTTAGCAATTTTTGCCTTGCAAGATAGCTTTGGAACGGCTTGCAATATTACGGGAGACGGAGCTATAGCTTTAATGCTTCAAGGAATATTTAAAAAAGGACAATAA
- a CDS encoding methionine ABC transporter ATP-binding protein yields MIILENVSKTFNTENNKKLNAVNDVSLKIETGSIYGIIGFSGAGKSTLVRCINLLERPTSGHVYIDDVEMTSLSNSQLREKRKKIGMIFQQFNLFASRTVFKNVAYPLRYRGLSKKEIEKKVMALLELVDIKEKAFAYPSQLSGGQKQRVAIARALANEPNILLCDEATSALDPQTTSSILKLLKKLNETLGLTIVVITHEMNVVKELCHKVAVMNKGVLIEEGNIFDVFSAPKNQITKDFIDTTSNVSKIYSLVEEKDELTKIKPNECIVRLRYKKGNVVEPMVSHISRVYNVDINIIFANVEVVDESHLGGLVVIMHELEKDGIKKSILFLQEKNIDVEVILDARNID; encoded by the coding sequence ATGATTATATTAGAAAATGTTAGTAAAACTTTTAATACCGAAAATAATAAAAAACTTAACGCCGTAAACGATGTTTCTTTGAAAATTGAAACAGGTTCGATATACGGAATAATAGGTTTTTCGGGAGCGGGCAAATCAACTCTCGTTAGATGCATTAATCTTTTAGAGCGTCCAACTTCTGGGCATGTTTATATAGACGATGTTGAAATGACTTCTTTATCAAATAGTCAGTTAAGAGAAAAAAGAAAAAAAATAGGAATGATATTTCAGCAATTCAATTTATTTGCTTCAAGAACGGTATTTAAAAATGTAGCTTATCCATTAAGATACAGAGGCTTATCTAAAAAAGAAATTGAAAAAAAAGTTATGGCTTTGCTTGAGCTTGTCGATATAAAAGAAAAAGCTTTCGCCTATCCTTCGCAATTAAGCGGCGGACAAAAACAGAGAGTAGCGATTGCAAGAGCGCTTGCCAACGAACCAAATATACTTTTATGCGATGAAGCTACAAGCGCGTTAGACCCGCAAACTACAAGCTCTATATTAAAATTATTAAAAAAATTAAACGAAACTTTAGGGCTTACTATAGTAGTTATAACTCATGAAATGAATGTAGTTAAAGAATTATGTCATAAAGTAGCCGTTATGAATAAAGGAGTTTTAATTGAAGAAGGAAATATATTTGATGTATTTTCCGCTCCTAAAAATCAAATAACTAAAGATTTTATAGACACAACTTCAAATGTTTCAAAAATATATTCTTTAGTCGAAGAAAAAGACGAACTTACAAAAATTAAACCAAACGAATGCATAGTTAGATTAAGATATAAAAAAGGAAATGTTGTAGAGCCTATGGTTTCGCATATTTCGAGAGTTTATAATGTTGATATTAATATTATATTTGCAAATGTCGAAGTAGTTGACGAAAGTCATTTAGGCGGTTTGGTTGTTATAATGCATGAACTTGAAAAAGACGGAATAAAAAAATCGATTCTATTTTTACAAGAAAAAAATATTGATGTGGAGGTAATATTAGATGCTAGAAATATTGACTAA
- a CDS encoding methionine ABC transporter permease yields MLEILTKLIPNVMNDLPRLYKSIGQTFIMLIHSGLISFFIGGLLGILLVVAKKDGILENKLIYNILSNIINFFRAIPFIILLAMLVPLTRLIMGTAIGVKGAIVPLIFGTVPFFARQMESALSEVNPGLIEAAQSMGSSPIAIIFRVYLKESIAPIARAITITAISLIGLTAMAGAIGAGGLGDYAITAGYYRNKLDIIYVSVILLVILVGIIQAIGNFIVKKSTH; encoded by the coding sequence ATGCTAGAAATATTGACTAAATTAATTCCAAATGTTATGAACGATTTGCCAAGACTTTATAAAAGCATAGGACAAACCTTTATAATGCTTATTCATTCGGGCTTAATATCGTTTTTTATAGGCGGTTTGCTTGGAATACTTTTGGTAGTTGCAAAAAAAGACGGAATATTAGAAAACAAATTAATATACAATATATTAAGCAATATTATTAATTTTTTTAGAGCTATTCCTTTTATTATTCTTCTTGCAATGCTCGTTCCTTTAACAAGATTAATTATGGGAACGGCAATCGGAGTAAAGGGCGCTATAGTTCCTTTAATATTTGGAACAGTGCCTTTTTTCGCAAGACAGATGGAAAGCGCATTATCCGAAGTTAATCCTGGTTTAATAGAAGCGGCTCAATCTATGGGTTCTTCTCCAATCGCTATAATTTTTAGAGTTTACTTAAAAGAAAGCATAGCGCCAATTGCAAGAGCTATTACGATAACTGCAATAAGTTTAATCGGATTAACTGCAATGGCTGGCGCAATAGGAGCTGGCGGACTTGGAGATTACGCTATTACGGCGGGATATTATAGAAATAAATTGGATATTATATATGTTTCCGTTATACTTTTAGTAATATTGGTTGGAATAATTCAAGCGATAGGAAATTTTATAGTAAAAAAATCAACGCATTAA
- a CDS encoding L-lactate dehydrogenase, translating into MNNIKTRKIAIIGAGHVGSHAGYSLASQGLVENIVYIDIDKKKAFSQALDIFDSIVYLPHRIIVKDGDYSDIDDADIMVICAGPLPNMSQTRMDTLGDTVAVMKDIISNIKKTKFAGIIINISNPADVITHYIQNQLNYDYKKIISTSTTLDSARLRRAISEEINIDQKSIYAYSLGEHGESQMVAWSTVTIAGKPLFELIKEKPEKYGKLDLNKIAEKGKKGGWEVLGGKGSTEFGIGASLSEVVKAIICNEHRVLPISVYLNGEYGQKDVYASVPAVLGKDGVEEIIELNMTEEEKKLFDNSCKIMSENYKLALGM; encoded by the coding sequence ATGAATAATATAAAGACAAGAAAAATAGCGATAATCGGAGCTGGACATGTCGGCTCTCATGCAGGATATTCTTTAGCTTCTCAAGGTTTAGTTGAAAATATAGTTTATATAGATATTGATAAGAAAAAAGCTTTCTCTCAAGCGTTAGATATATTTGATTCTATAGTTTATCTTCCGCATAGAATAATTGTTAAAGACGGAGATTATAGCGATATTGACGATGCCGATATAATGGTTATTTGCGCGGGACCTTTGCCTAATATGTCTCAAACAAGAATGGATACTTTAGGTGATACTGTAGCCGTTATGAAAGATATTATTTCAAATATAAAGAAAACTAAATTCGCGGGAATAATAATAAATATATCAAATCCTGCAGATGTTATTACTCATTATATTCAAAATCAATTAAATTACGATTATAAAAAAATAATATCGACAAGCACAACTTTAGATTCTGCAAGATTAAGAAGAGCGATATCGGAAGAAATAAATATTGACCAAAAATCAATTTATGCATATTCTCTTGGAGAGCATGGCGAAAGTCAAATGGTAGCTTGGTCAACCGTCACTATTGCAGGCAAACCTTTATTTGAATTAATAAAAGAAAAACCTGAAAAATACGGAAAACTTGACTTAAATAAAATAGCCGAAAAAGGAAAAAAAGGAGGTTGGGAAGTATTGGGAGGAAAAGGCTCAACCGAATTTGGAATCGGCGCTTCTCTTTCGGAAGTTGTAAAAGCCATAATATGCAATGAGCATAGAGTTTTGCCCATTTCGGTTTATTTAAATGGAGAGTATGGACAAAAAGATGTTTATGCGAGCGTTCCAGCGGTTTTGGGAAAAGACGGAGTAGAAGAGATAATAGAGCTTAATATGACTGAAGAAGAAAAAAAATTATTTGATAATTCTTGCAAAATTATGAGCGAAAATTATAAATTAGCTTTGGGTATGTAA
- a CDS encoding MetQ/NlpA family ABC transporter substrate-binding protein, which yields MKRIIIFFICIILLISCKEKPTNKIKVGIIGDSEKVIWQEVINKVSKDGIEIELITFGDYLLPNQALNDGDLDLNNFQHHAFFDNEIKNKGYNLTAIADTCLAAMNIYSQKISNVNEIKRGDKIAIPNDPSNGGRALKVLEAAGLIKLKDKSVANPIVKDIIDNPLNLEIIEVDAGSIYRLLPDVACAVINCNFALSFGLNPSQDAIFQDNPTNYSGNGYINIIVARTEDKDNEILKKIVNAYQSDEVKEIYANDFKGALIAVW from the coding sequence ATGAAAAGAATAATTATATTTTTTATATGCATAATATTATTAATATCATGCAAAGAAAAACCAACAAATAAAATTAAAGTTGGAATTATAGGAGATTCGGAAAAAGTTATTTGGCAAGAAGTTATAAATAAAGTTTCTAAAGACGGAATAGAAATAGAGCTTATAACTTTTGGAGATTATCTTTTGCCTAATCAGGCTTTGAATGACGGAGATTTGGATTTAAATAATTTTCAGCATCATGCATTTTTCGACAATGAAATAAAAAATAAAGGTTATAATCTAACTGCAATAGCCGATACTTGTTTGGCTGCAATGAATATTTATTCTCAAAAAATTTCTAATGTAAACGAAATTAAAAGAGGAGATAAAATTGCAATTCCAAATGACCCTTCAAACGGAGGAAGAGCCTTAAAAGTTTTAGAAGCCGCGGGTTTAATAAAACTTAAAGATAAAAGCGTAGCTAATCCAATAGTTAAAGATATAATCGATAATCCTTTAAATTTAGAGATAATTGAAGTAGACGCTGGAAGTATATATAGACTGCTTCCCGATGTCGCTTGCGCGGTTATAAATTGTAATTTTGCTTTAAGTTTCGGACTTAATCCGAGCCAAGACGCGATTTTTCAAGATAATCCTACAAATTATTCTGGAAATGGCTATATAAATATAATAGTTGCAAGAACGGAAGATAAAGACAATGAAATATTAAAAAAGATAGTAAACGCTTATCAATCTGACGAAGTAAAAGAAATTTACGCTAATGATTTTAAGGGAGCTTTAATAGCGGTTTGGTAA
- a CDS encoding MetQ/NlpA family ABC transporter substrate-binding protein codes for MILKKISIKRVLFILVIFTAIFFAACSKNKDSITVKIGFVGESDMVIWKPVQEKLSKEGINLELISFADYIPNQALNDGEIDLNAFQHHAYLNDEVSNKGYDIVAIADTYISAMNIYSQKISNVNEIKRGDKIAIPNNPSNKGRALKVLQAAGLIKLKDNAPDNPEISDIAENSLDLDIVEVEAASIYGFLPDVACAIINCNFALDFGLNPGKDFIFQDNPKIYDNNMYVNLIAARTEDKDNEIYKKIVDAYHSPEVEKVYAEDFKGAYIAVW; via the coding sequence ATGATATTAAAAAAGATTTCTATCAAGAGAGTATTGTTTATATTGGTTATATTTACGGCTATATTTTTTGCCGCATGTTCCAAAAATAAGGATAGCATAACTGTAAAAATAGGATTTGTTGGAGAATCCGATATGGTTATATGGAAGCCCGTTCAGGAAAAACTTTCTAAAGAGGGAATAAATTTAGAGCTTATTTCATTTGCTGACTATATTCCTAACCAGGCGCTTAATGATGGCGAGATTGATTTGAATGCATTTCAGCATCATGCCTATTTAAATGATGAAGTATCAAATAAAGGCTACGATATAGTCGCTATAGCCGATACTTATATTTCTGCAATGAATATTTATTCTCAAAAAATCTCTAATGTAAACGAAATTAAAAGAGGAGATAAAATTGCAATTCCAAACAATCCTTCAAACAAAGGAAGAGCCTTAAAAGTATTGCAAGCTGCAGGATTAATAAAACTTAAAGATAACGCCCCTGATAATCCCGAAATATCCGATATAGCTGAAAATTCTCTGGACTTGGATATAGTGGAAGTTGAGGCTGCGAGTATATACGGTTTTCTTCCAGATGTGGCATGCGCCATTATAAATTGTAATTTTGCTTTGGATTTTGGACTTAATCCTGGAAAGGATTTTATATTTCAAGATAATCCAAAAATATATGATAATAATATGTATGTTAATTTAATAGCTGCGAGGACTGAAGATAAAGATAACGAAATATATAAAAAAATAGTTGACGCTTATCATTCGCCCGAAGTAGAAAAAGTTTACGCGGAAGATTTTAAAGGAGCTTATATAGCGGTTTGGTGA
- a CDS encoding MetQ/NlpA family ABC transporter substrate-binding protein translates to MTMLFISCSNENKGSIIVKIGHVGESDRAIWKPIQEKLSKEGITVELVSFADYSMPNQALNDGDIDLNAFQHHAYFYNETNTKGYNLSIIGLTFISAMNIYSQKISNVNEVKRGDKIAIPNDPSNGGRALKVLEAAGLIKLKNNAPDNPEVSDIGQNPLNLEIIEVDAGGIYRLLPDVACAVINCNYALDFGLNPGEDFIFQDNPKIYNNNMYINLIASRTEDKDNEIYKKIADAYHSPEVEKVYAEEFKGAYLPAWK, encoded by the coding sequence ATGACTATGCTTTTTATATCATGTTCCAATGAAAATAAGGGTAGTATAATCGTAAAAATAGGACATGTCGGAGAATCGGATAGAGCTATATGGAAACCGATTCAAGAAAAACTTTCTAAAGAAGGAATAACCGTAGAACTTGTTTCTTTTGCCGATTATTCTATGCCAAATCAGGCTTTGAATGACGGAGATATAGATTTGAACGCTTTTCAGCATCATGCATATTTCTATAATGAAACTAATACTAAAGGTTATAATTTGTCTATAATAGGACTTACTTTTATCTCGGCAATGAATATTTATTCTCAAAAAATTTCTAATGTAAACGAAGTTAAAAGAGGAGATAAAATTGCAATTCCAAACGACCCTTCAAACGGAGGAAGAGCCTTAAAAGTTTTAGAAGCTGCGGGTTTAATAAAACTTAAAAATAACGCTCCCGATAATCCCGAAGTTTCGGATATAGGACAAAATCCTTTAAACTTGGAAATAATAGAAGTCGATGCGGGCGGAATATATAGATTGCTTCCCGATGTCGCTTGCGCGGTTATAAATTGTAATTACGCTTTAGATTTTGGATTAAATCCTGGCGAAGATTTTATATTTCAAGATAATCCAAAAATATATAACAACAATATGTATATTAATTTAATAGCTTCAAGAACGGAAGATAAAGATAATGAAATATACAAAAAAATTGCTGACGCTTATCATTCGCCCGAAGTAGAAAAAGTTTACGCGGAAGAATTTAAGGGCGCTTATTTGCCAGCTTGGAAATAA
- a CDS encoding MetQ/NlpA family ABC transporter substrate-binding protein, with the protein MKKVLNILTIALIIIFAIISCQEGSDSSSSASYSNKVIKVGFAGDSDYQIWNPIVSNLAKEGITVELVTFADYTIPNQALNDGEIDLNAFQHYAYFNDEVSNKGYKLTAIANTYISAMNIYSKKIKSVSEVKKGDKVAIPNDPTNGGRALKVLEAAGLIKVKPEAGDTPSVSDIIDNPLNLDIITVDAGGIYSLLPDVACAVINGNYAIDFGLNPGSDYIFKDDPAIYSGNSFVNLIAARTKDKDNELYKKVVAAYQSETVEEIYANNFKGSYLPTWK; encoded by the coding sequence ATGAAAAAAGTTTTAAACATTTTGACAATTGCATTAATTATTATTTTTGCAATCATATCATGCCAAGAAGGAAGCGATTCTTCTTCAAGCGCGAGTTATTCTAACAAAGTTATAAAAGTTGGATTTGCAGGAGATTCGGATTATCAAATTTGGAATCCTATAGTTTCAAATTTGGCAAAAGAAGGAATAACGGTAGAATTGGTTACTTTTGCCGATTATACGATACCTAATCAGGCTTTAAATGACGGCGAGATAGATTTGAACGCGTTTCAACATTATGCCTATTTCAATGACGAAGTTTCAAATAAAGGTTATAAATTAACCGCTATAGCTAACACTTATATATCGGCAATGAATATTTATTCCAAAAAGATTAAAAGCGTTAGCGAAGTTAAAAAAGGCGATAAAGTTGCAATTCCAAACGACCCTACAAACGGCGGAAGAGCATTAAAAGTTTTAGAAGCTGCGGGATTGATAAAAGTAAAACCTGAAGCTGGCGATACTCCGAGCGTTTCCGATATAATCGACAATCCTTTAAATTTGGATATAATCACAGTCGATGCGGGCGGAATATATAGCTTGCTTCCCGATGTAGCTTGCGCGGTTATAAACGGAAATTATGCGATAGACTTCGGATTAAATCCAGGTTCCGATTATATATTTAAAGACGACCCTGCGATTTATAGCGGAAATTCTTTCGTTAATTTAATCGCGGCAAGAACTAAAGATAAAGATAACGAATTATATAAAAAAGTTGTCGCAGCTTATCAATCTGAAACGGTTGAAGAAATCTACGCTAACAATTTTAAAGGTTCTTATTTGCCAACTTGGAAATAA